A genomic region of Lysinibacillus sp. 2017 contains the following coding sequences:
- a CDS encoding alpha/beta fold hydrolase, which translates to MEKNTFYMTMTDGHEVFVRTFKPDEGIIGHIHLLHGMAEHSERYEEFAQVLVAQGYFVSTHDHRGHGYTADKNGQLGFFGYEKGFDRVVQDVYEVLKQVEIIANTGRPILFGHSMGSFIARRFAQLYSEMIEKLILSGSGSPSLLHSAGHVIAKQLVKLQGPTTSSQLMNLLSFGNFNNNVKNAKTPFDWLCTDEEEVQKYIDDPLCGFISTTQLFADLTEGMIQLDDQSKNEQIRSDLAVLFVSGTDDPVGGNNAKDVLKAAEQLVDAGVTNVLVHLFEGLRHEILNERKKHQVFEIIVRWLKDEK; encoded by the coding sequence ATGGAGAAAAACACGTTTTATATGACAATGACGGATGGACATGAAGTGTTTGTAAGAACATTTAAACCTGACGAAGGGATAATCGGACATATTCATTTGCTACATGGGATGGCAGAGCATTCGGAACGTTACGAGGAATTCGCCCAAGTTTTGGTGGCCCAAGGTTATTTTGTTTCGACACATGATCACCGTGGTCACGGTTATACAGCTGATAAAAATGGTCAGCTGGGCTTCTTCGGTTATGAAAAAGGTTTTGATCGTGTTGTACAGGACGTTTATGAAGTCTTAAAACAAGTTGAAATCATCGCAAATACAGGACGCCCCATTCTTTTTGGTCACAGCATGGGCTCATTTATCGCGAGACGTTTCGCGCAGCTTTATAGTGAAATGATCGAAAAGCTCATTTTAAGTGGATCTGGTTCTCCGTCACTACTCCATTCAGCTGGACATGTTATTGCAAAACAATTAGTGAAGCTTCAAGGGCCAACGACATCGAGTCAACTGATGAACCTATTGAGCTTTGGTAATTTCAACAACAATGTGAAGAATGCGAAAACACCCTTTGATTGGCTTTGCACGGATGAAGAGGAAGTGCAAAAATATATCGATGATCCACTTTGTGGGTTCATATCGACAACACAGCTCTTTGCTGATTTAACAGAAGGTATGATCCAGTTAGATGATCAATCTAAAAATGAGCAAATTCGTTCAGATTTAGCTGTATTATTTGTCAGTGGGACAGATGATCCAGTTGGTGGTAACAATGCAAAAGATGTATTAAAAGCGGCTGAGCAGCTTGTAGATGCAGGTGTAACGAATGTATTGGTGCATCTATTTGAAGGGTTGCGCCATGAAATATTAAATGAACGAAAAAAACATCAAGTATTTGAAATAATTGTACGGTGGTTAAAAGATGAAAAATAA
- the mutL gene encoding DNA mismatch repair endonuclease MutL has translation MGKIQIMDEWLSNKIAAGEVVERPSSVVKELVENAIDAGSTSIEIFLEEAGLTSIQVVDNGSGMDEADALMSFSRHATSKIEKEQDLFRIRTLGFRGEALASIASVSKLTLRTSDGDGGVHLYLEGGHLKEHKPTALRRGTDITVAQLFYNTPARLKYLKTIQTELGHTIDFINRIALGYPEVAIKLVHNGQTLLQTNGRGQVQQVLAAIYGAHNAKKMLAFEGSNNDYKIHGYASLPEVTRASKNYMSLFVNGRWVKHFVIQKAIIDAYHTYLPIERFPIVLLYVEGDPQLTDVNVHPAKHQVRLSKEPELLKLIEDTIRQAIRAVNRIPLAEKKEKPVRVPSEQMNIWNPSTATTPGFDTQKMTSLVERLTNEQTIVREPYVPSPMQTQQEEHFDQQVTISQPTVEVVQEMNELESIPFEPMQEVENVDEIERTNPKRHFPQVEIVGQIHGTYIVAQMEDGFYLIDQHAAQERIKYEYFRDKVGEVNANERQSLLMPLTFHYSADEAIRLNESKAALDDVGVFLEEFGQSSFIVREYPTWFPKGEEQEIIEQLIEQVLNTRIADIKKLREAAAIMMSCKKSIKANHYLDQQQMERLIEDLRNADNPFTCPHGRPVLIHFTSYEVEKMFKRVM, from the coding sequence ATGGGAAAAATTCAAATTATGGATGAATGGCTGTCGAATAAAATCGCAGCTGGTGAAGTAGTAGAGCGACCATCATCCGTTGTCAAAGAGCTAGTTGAAAATGCCATTGATGCGGGTAGTACATCGATCGAGATTTTTCTTGAAGAAGCCGGTCTTACTTCCATTCAAGTAGTGGACAACGGGAGTGGAATGGACGAAGCCGACGCATTAATGTCGTTTTCTCGTCATGCGACTTCTAAAATTGAAAAAGAACAAGACTTATTCCGAATTCGTACGTTAGGTTTCCGTGGAGAGGCTTTGGCGTCAATTGCCTCTGTTTCTAAATTAACATTACGCACATCGGACGGAGATGGAGGGGTACACCTGTATTTAGAAGGTGGCCATTTAAAAGAGCATAAACCAACTGCCCTACGTCGTGGTACAGACATTACAGTAGCACAGCTATTTTACAATACCCCCGCGCGCTTAAAATATTTGAAAACGATTCAGACTGAGTTAGGGCATACGATTGATTTTATTAACCGTATCGCATTAGGTTACCCGGAAGTTGCGATTAAGCTTGTGCATAATGGTCAAACATTGCTACAAACAAATGGACGTGGTCAAGTGCAGCAAGTATTAGCTGCGATTTACGGAGCGCATAATGCGAAAAAGATGCTAGCTTTTGAAGGCAGTAATAATGACTATAAAATTCACGGCTATGCATCACTACCTGAAGTGACACGGGCATCGAAAAACTATATGTCACTGTTTGTAAACGGACGCTGGGTGAAACATTTTGTTATTCAAAAGGCCATAATTGATGCGTATCATACGTATTTACCAATAGAACGATTCCCAATTGTATTACTTTATGTAGAAGGGGATCCGCAATTAACAGATGTCAATGTCCATCCTGCGAAGCATCAAGTACGACTTAGTAAAGAGCCAGAGCTACTAAAATTAATCGAGGATACAATTCGTCAAGCAATTCGTGCGGTTAATCGAATCCCACTCGCTGAAAAGAAAGAAAAGCCAGTCCGAGTTCCAAGCGAACAAATGAATATTTGGAATCCGAGCACTGCGACTACACCAGGTTTTGATACACAAAAAATGACATCACTTGTTGAACGATTAACGAACGAGCAGACAATCGTGAGAGAACCCTATGTACCTTCACCGATGCAAACTCAGCAAGAAGAACATTTTGATCAACAAGTAACAATATCGCAACCAACCGTAGAAGTAGTGCAAGAAATGAATGAACTAGAAAGTATACCGTTTGAACCAATGCAAGAGGTAGAAAATGTTGATGAAATTGAACGAACTAATCCAAAACGCCATTTCCCACAAGTAGAAATCGTTGGTCAAATTCATGGAACGTATATCGTGGCACAAATGGAAGACGGCTTTTATCTAATCGATCAACACGCGGCACAAGAACGTATTAAATACGAATATTTCCGTGATAAAGTTGGGGAAGTCAACGCCAATGAACGCCAATCACTCCTCATGCCATTAACATTTCATTATTCTGCAGATGAGGCCATCCGTTTAAATGAATCAAAAGCAGCCTTAGATGATGTTGGGGTATTTTTAGAAGAGTTTGGTCAATCATCATTTATCGTACGAGAATATCCGACATGGTTTCCAAAAGGGGAAGAGCAGGAAATCATCGAGCAATTGATCGAGCAAGTGTTAAACACGCGTATAGCAGATATCAAAAAATTGAGAGAAGCAGCTGCCATCATGATGAGTTGTAAAAAGTCGATTAAAGCGAATCACTATTTAGACCAGCAGCAAATGGAGCGTCTCATTGAAGATTTGCGAAACGCAGACAATCCATTTACTTGTCCACATGGGCGCCCTGTTTTAATTCACTTTACGTCGTATGAAGTAGAAAAAATGTTTAAACGCGTTATGTAG
- the mutS gene encoding DNA mismatch repair protein MutS, protein MTTYTPMMQQYMLVKQDYQDAFLFYRLGDFYELFFDDAIKASQLLEITLTARGGSTDNPIPMCGVPHHAAQGYIETLVAKGYKVAVCEQTEDPKNAKGVVKREVVQVITPGTITEGKALDGKTNHFIAAAESLSNNEIAFAYLDVSTGEAHTSILEGSAKELVQQLNAYAIKEVILTEQLQLLMADFAENSGIVLSLEKEEMNEQRAAKYVTDIPSVLQGVAKRLLQYVERTQMRSLSHIQAFTYSEANSYLRIDTNSKRNLELIQSIRGGDAKGTLLWLLDETVTAMGGRKLKQWMHQPLANKQAIEARQSVVTELIEEFFLRDELTQLLKSVYDLERLAGRVAFGSVGGRDLAQLRESLRQVPSIKEKLIESGREKCVALGRDLDLCADVEQLLANAITDHPPISIKEGDVIRDGYNDQLDQYRDASRHGKDWIAQLEQKERELTGIKNLKIGYNRVFGYYIEITKSHLGNTDLARFERKQTLANAERYITEELKEKEALILNAEEQSLALEYNLFVALRDELKTYIPRVQALAAQISELDVLMSFAAVTDKYRFTKPVFHEGRALKIIEGRHPVVEKMLNKQSYVPNDCVLMDDKNMMLITGPNMSGKSTYMRQVALIVVLAQMGCYVPAQEALLPITDQIFTRIGAADDLAAGQSTFMVEMLESQHAITHATKNSLMLFDEIGRGTSTYDGMSLAQAMMEYIHEEIGANTLFSTHYHELTDLENELDRLQNVHVSATEQDGRVVFLHKVKKGAADKSYGVHVAELADMPQAILNRARVLLEQFEASDMKQEKMPTVPVEVLKPEPEPEKVVIQPTVAEEELQLSLFQIQEGPAISKEEQEVLAAISKLNVMGTTPMQAMTMLYELQHKLLASK, encoded by the coding sequence ATGACTACATATACACCAATGATGCAGCAGTACATGCTCGTTAAACAAGATTATCAAGATGCGTTTTTATTTTACCGTTTAGGAGATTTTTATGAGCTCTTTTTTGATGATGCCATTAAAGCATCACAGCTTTTAGAAATTACGTTAACAGCGCGTGGAGGGAGTACGGACAATCCGATTCCCATGTGTGGTGTGCCACATCATGCGGCGCAGGGCTATATTGAAACACTCGTTGCAAAAGGCTATAAAGTAGCCGTTTGTGAACAAACAGAAGATCCGAAGAATGCAAAAGGCGTTGTGAAGCGCGAAGTCGTACAAGTCATTACGCCAGGTACGATTACAGAAGGAAAAGCACTCGACGGAAAAACCAATCATTTCATCGCAGCGGCAGAAAGTCTTTCAAATAATGAGATTGCGTTTGCCTATTTAGATGTATCAACTGGTGAAGCACACACATCCATTTTAGAAGGAAGCGCCAAGGAATTGGTTCAACAATTAAATGCCTATGCGATTAAAGAAGTCATCTTAACAGAGCAGTTACAACTTTTAATGGCCGACTTTGCAGAAAATAGTGGAATCGTGCTGTCATTAGAAAAAGAAGAAATGAATGAACAACGTGCAGCGAAATATGTAACAGACATTCCAAGTGTCCTGCAAGGTGTTGCCAAACGTTTATTACAATATGTTGAGCGCACACAAATGCGTTCACTATCCCATATTCAAGCATTTACGTATTCAGAAGCAAACAGTTACTTACGCATTGATACAAACTCCAAACGTAATTTAGAGCTAATTCAATCGATTCGTGGTGGGGATGCGAAAGGTACATTACTTTGGTTACTAGATGAAACGGTTACTGCGATGGGTGGACGTAAGCTAAAGCAATGGATGCATCAACCATTAGCAAACAAACAGGCAATTGAAGCACGTCAAAGCGTTGTTACAGAGTTAATCGAGGAATTTTTCTTACGTGACGAATTAACACAGCTTTTAAAAAGTGTCTATGATTTAGAACGTTTAGCAGGACGTGTTGCCTTTGGTTCAGTAGGTGGTCGTGATTTAGCACAACTACGTGAATCATTACGCCAAGTACCGTCCATTAAAGAGAAACTAATCGAAAGTGGCCGTGAAAAATGTGTTGCACTGGGGCGAGACTTAGATTTATGTGCAGATGTCGAACAACTATTAGCCAATGCCATTACCGATCATCCACCAATTTCCATTAAGGAAGGCGATGTGATTCGCGATGGCTACAACGACCAGCTTGATCAATATCGTGATGCATCCCGTCACGGCAAGGATTGGATTGCCCAACTTGAGCAAAAAGAGCGCGAATTAACAGGCATTAAAAACTTGAAAATCGGCTATAACCGTGTATTTGGCTACTATATTGAAATTACGAAATCTCACTTAGGCAATACGGATTTAGCGCGTTTCGAACGGAAGCAAACATTAGCCAATGCCGAGCGTTATATCACAGAAGAGTTAAAAGAAAAAGAAGCGCTTATTTTAAATGCGGAAGAGCAAAGTTTAGCGCTAGAATATAATTTATTTGTCGCATTACGTGATGAATTAAAAACTTATATTCCGCGTGTACAAGCATTAGCAGCTCAAATTAGTGAACTGGATGTATTGATGAGCTTTGCTGCTGTAACGGATAAATATCGTTTTACAAAACCAGTATTCCATGAAGGCCGCGCGTTAAAAATCATTGAAGGCCGCCACCCGGTTGTAGAAAAAATGCTGAATAAGCAAAGCTATGTACCGAATGACTGCGTATTAATGGATGATAAAAACATGATGCTGATTACAGGTCCGAATATGTCGGGTAAAAGTACGTATATGCGTCAAGTGGCATTAATCGTAGTACTCGCACAAATGGGTTGTTATGTTCCAGCACAAGAAGCCTTATTACCGATTACTGATCAAATTTTCACACGAATCGGAGCAGCAGATGATTTAGCAGCAGGACAATCAACATTTATGGTTGAAATGTTAGAATCACAACATGCGATTACCCATGCGACAAAAAATAGTTTAATGCTTTTCGATGAAATTGGTCGTGGGACATCAACATATGATGGAATGAGCTTAGCGCAAGCAATGATGGAATATATTCATGAAGAAATTGGCGCCAATACATTATTTTCAACGCATTATCATGAGTTAACGGATTTAGAAAACGAACTAGACCGCTTGCAAAATGTTCATGTTAGTGCAACGGAGCAAGATGGGCGAGTCGTATTCTTGCATAAAGTAAAAAAAGGCGCGGCCGATAAAAGTTACGGCGTGCATGTGGCAGAACTTGCAGACATGCCTCAAGCGATATTAAATCGTGCACGTGTGTTGTTAGAGCAATTTGAAGCAAGCGATATGAAACAAGAGAAAATGCCAACAGTACCAGTTGAAGTGCTAAAACCAGAACCAGAACCAGAAAAAGTGGTTATTCAGCCGACTGTTGCTGAAGAAGAATTACAATTATCGTTGTTCCAAATTCAAGAAGGCCCTGCTATTTCAAAAGAGGAACAAGAAGTTTTGGCAGCTATTTCAAAATTAAATGTTATGGGCACAACACCAATGCAGGCAATGACCATGCTTTATGAGTTACAACATAAACTATTAGCAAGTAAATAA
- the cotE gene encoding outer spore coat protein CotE has product MKRLRQIVTKAVIAKGKKRTECKETLSPPNAPTSILGCWVINHHHQAKRVGKYVDVSGKFDVNVWYAYNNHSKTAVFTETISYKDRIKLSFRDGDTGDSDDVKIRVLQQPNCIEAIITKQGDKFQVTIEREFLAEIIGETTVVINVHPSDYEEDWTYDDESSINASSSSSSSSSSSSSSSSSSSSAAQQFDSSSFE; this is encoded by the coding sequence GTGAAGCGTTTGCGCCAAATTGTAACAAAAGCAGTGATTGCGAAAGGAAAAAAACGTACCGAATGTAAAGAAACGCTAAGTCCACCGAATGCGCCGACAAGTATTCTCGGCTGTTGGGTTATTAATCATCATCATCAAGCAAAACGAGTTGGTAAATATGTTGATGTATCTGGGAAATTTGATGTAAATGTTTGGTATGCGTACAATAATCATTCGAAAACGGCGGTATTTACGGAAACGATTTCGTATAAAGATCGTATAAAGCTATCATTCCGAGATGGTGATACGGGTGATTCAGATGATGTTAAGATTCGTGTGTTGCAACAACCAAATTGTATTGAAGCCATCATTACGAAGCAAGGCGATAAATTCCAGGTGACAATTGAAAGGGAATTCTTAGCTGAAATTATTGGAGAAACGACAGTTGTTATAAATGTGCATCCATCAGATTATGAAGAAGATTGGACATATGATGATGAAAGTTCTATTAATGCATCAAGTTCTTCTAGTTCCTCTAGCTCTAGTTCATCTTCTAGTTCGTCATCGTCAAGTTCAGCGGCACAGCAGTTTGATTCTTCATCTTTTGAATAA
- a CDS encoding EAL domain-containing protein, translating into MNEFGNQRHSDDEMYFWLCQMARQVDTAILIIDPKKGYTINFANHIFTRLTEYSELDLMGNTLSTLYGPLTDLLNEQAIQESIENGLTFKTSSFHYRKDGSAFWNEVSNLPVRNLNGELQYSVLIMKDVTESINVESLIELERDVYFSLENGESIDEVLGNICSNVETTFGKKCHCSIVIHNKSNHSVKYYGEFADELITIDKNLHILDVREERQHLVKKPVIVRDIQSSNLSKKYKQLIDKFNLQSLWSQPILNTEGEVIGLFTMYFEQEAEPQEVDFKFLNRIAPIVTLALKYFEQKNAIRLLAYQDVSTGLNNLEQFKNTMNALIEHGCEGYLYIIEPGEYQKIVDIYGRQGGDEILRQLASRLQNVRTFEDSILARYTNSSIIVASRLGMKEIKISQQEREGILFEPYFIDNKEVYVTLKVGTSGFCETITLNEAIRQADTALSSAIKATGTVVKRFEEGLIESVEREMNVLAHIPHGLKNAEFFPMLQPKVNIETGKIKSFEALARWISADLGFVSPAQFIPVAENTGNIYKIDRDIFRKVLQWQKQRLETGFKMYQVSVNISPSHFYNPSFVEGSIKLIEQYGIDPQYIKFEITESIELENVMRAKRIINELNEYGIATSIDDFGVGYSSLSYLQQLPFEEIKIDKSFVDNLADPRMNAVIKTIIQLSNDLNMESVAEGIETEEQHLELKRLGCDIGQGYYYYKPMKLEDIDQLLEDQKLNI; encoded by the coding sequence ATGAACGAATTTGGTAATCAACGACATAGCGATGATGAAATGTATTTTTGGTTATGTCAAATGGCACGACAAGTTGACACGGCTATATTAATCATTGATCCGAAAAAAGGATATACAATTAATTTCGCAAATCACATCTTTACTCGTTTGACTGAATACAGCGAGTTAGATTTAATGGGTAATACATTATCAACATTATACGGACCGTTAACAGATTTATTAAATGAACAGGCAATACAAGAAAGTATTGAAAATGGCTTAACATTTAAAACATCTTCTTTCCATTACCGAAAAGACGGTTCGGCTTTTTGGAATGAGGTAAGTAATTTACCAGTGCGCAACCTAAATGGTGAACTCCAATATAGCGTGCTTATAATGAAAGATGTTACCGAGTCGATCAACGTAGAATCCTTAATTGAATTAGAGCGTGATGTGTATTTTAGCTTAGAAAATGGAGAATCTATTGACGAAGTTTTAGGAAATATTTGTTCAAATGTAGAAACGACATTCGGGAAAAAATGCCATTGTTCGATTGTAATACACAATAAAAGTAATCATTCCGTAAAATACTACGGAGAATTTGCTGATGAATTAATTACGATAGATAAAAATTTACATATATTAGATGTCCGTGAAGAAAGACAGCATCTTGTAAAAAAACCAGTGATTGTACGAGATATTCAAAGTTCGAATTTAAGTAAAAAATATAAACAGTTAATTGATAAATTTAATTTGCAATCTTTATGGAGCCAGCCAATTTTAAATACGGAAGGCGAAGTGATTGGTTTATTTACAATGTATTTTGAACAAGAAGCAGAACCGCAAGAAGTTGACTTCAAGTTTTTAAATCGCATTGCACCGATTGTTACCTTAGCATTGAAGTATTTTGAACAAAAAAACGCCATTCGATTATTAGCATATCAAGATGTATCAACAGGATTAAATAATTTAGAACAATTTAAAAATACGATGAATGCTTTAATTGAACACGGTTGTGAAGGCTATTTATATATTATTGAGCCAGGTGAATACCAAAAGATTGTTGATATATACGGCCGTCAAGGCGGCGATGAAATTTTACGCCAATTAGCCAGTCGACTTCAGAATGTCCGTACATTTGAAGATTCGATACTTGCACGTTATACGAACTCATCGATAATTGTCGCTTCACGTTTGGGAATGAAGGAAATAAAAATTTCACAACAAGAACGGGAAGGAATATTGTTTGAGCCATATTTCATTGATAATAAAGAAGTATACGTTACGTTAAAGGTTGGGACCTCAGGTTTTTGTGAAACAATAACCTTAAACGAAGCAATTCGACAAGCTGATACGGCATTATCAAGTGCTATAAAAGCCACAGGTACGGTTGTGAAACGATTTGAAGAAGGACTAATTGAATCTGTTGAGCGCGAAATGAATGTATTGGCGCATATTCCCCACGGGCTAAAAAATGCTGAATTTTTCCCAATGCTACAGCCGAAAGTCAATATTGAAACCGGAAAAATTAAGAGTTTTGAAGCATTGGCTCGTTGGATTTCAGCTGATTTAGGATTCGTTTCACCAGCACAATTTATCCCTGTTGCCGAAAATACCGGGAATATTTATAAAATCGACCGTGATATTTTCCGAAAAGTACTGCAGTGGCAAAAGCAACGTTTAGAAACTGGATTTAAAATGTATCAAGTATCAGTAAATATTTCACCAAGTCATTTTTATAATCCCTCATTTGTCGAAGGTTCAATCAAGTTGATCGAACAGTACGGGATTGATCCGCAATATATTAAATTCGAAATTACAGAGAGTATTGAACTAGAAAATGTCATGCGAGCAAAGCGAATTATTAACGAACTAAATGAATACGGCATTGCAACATCTATTGATGATTTCGGAGTCGGTTATTCTTCGCTAAGCTATTTACAACAGCTACCATTTGAAGAAATTAAGATTGATAAAAGCTTTGTCGACAATTTAGCAGACCCGCGCATGAATGCAGTCATTAAAACGATAATTCAGCTTTCAAACGACTTAAATATGGAGTCGGTTGCAGAAGGAATTGAAACAGAAGAACAACATCTTGAATTGAAGCGCCTTGGTTGTGACATAGGTCAGGGTTATTACTATTACAAACCAATGAAGTTAGAAGACATTGATCAGTTATTAGAGGATCAAAAGTTAAATATATAA
- a CDS encoding RicAFT regulatory complex protein RicA family protein, translating into MTKLYSKDEIVEKAKEIAHMIANTEEVEFFKKAEEQINENQFVREKIASLKTLQKQAVNFQHLGKEKALKMIEGKITGIEEEIDSLPVVQQFKQSQFEVNTLLQLVSNAIANNVTNEVIVSTEGDLLKGETGSKIRNSVPGSCS; encoded by the coding sequence ATGACAAAATTATATTCTAAAGACGAAATCGTCGAAAAGGCAAAAGAAATTGCACATATGATTGCTAACACGGAAGAAGTAGAGTTTTTCAAAAAAGCAGAAGAACAAATTAACGAAAATCAATTTGTCCGTGAAAAAATTGCATCATTAAAAACACTTCAAAAGCAAGCGGTAAACTTTCAGCACTTAGGGAAAGAAAAAGCATTAAAAATGATTGAAGGCAAAATTACAGGGATTGAAGAGGAAATTGATTCTCTTCCAGTCGTACAGCAATTCAAACAATCACAATTTGAAGTAAATACATTATTACAATTAGTATCAAATGCCATCGCCAATAACGTAACAAATGAAGTAATCGTATCAACTGAAGGCGATTTATTAAAGGGTGAAACAGGATCAAAAATACGTAATAGCGTTCCAGGTTCTTGCTCATAA
- the miaB gene encoding tRNA (N6-isopentenyl adenosine(37)-C2)-methylthiotransferase MiaB translates to MNEEQRLASQQIKQPKEEKDYSKYFEKVFTAPSLKDAKKRGKEEVKYHKDFDIDEKYLRMGTDRKFYIRTYGCQMNEHDTEVMAGIFMQLGYTPTEMIEEADVVLLNTCAIRENAENKVFGELGFLLKYKRKNPEMLIGVCGCMSQEESVVNKILKQYQHVDMVFGTHNIHRLPNILHDAYMSKEMVVEVWSKEGDVIENLPKKRIGSIKAWVNIMYGCDKFCTYCIVPYTRGKERSRRPEEIIQEVRDLAAQGYKEIMLLGQNVNAYGKDFEDIEYRLGDLMDELRKIDIPRIRFTTSHPRDFDDYLIEVLAKGGNLVDHIHLPVQSGSNEILKIMARKYTREHFLQLVDKIKVAIPGVTLTTDIIVGYPNETEAQFQETLDLYRQVGFDMAFTYIYSPREGTPAAKMIDNVTEEEKKDRLQRLNTVVGEFSAKALKDLEGQIVEVLVEGSSKRRDDVLAGYTRKNRLVNFKADPKYIGKLVQVKILEAKSYSLMGEFVEEIKE, encoded by the coding sequence ATGAATGAAGAACAACGACTAGCTAGTCAGCAGATTAAACAACCAAAAGAAGAAAAAGACTATAGTAAATATTTCGAAAAAGTATTTACGGCTCCTTCGTTAAAAGACGCGAAAAAACGTGGTAAAGAAGAAGTTAAATATCATAAAGATTTTGATATAGATGAAAAGTATTTAAGAATGGGTACAGATCGTAAGTTTTACATTCGTACATATGGCTGCCAAATGAACGAACACGACACAGAAGTAATGGCTGGTATTTTCATGCAGCTTGGCTATACACCGACAGAAATGATCGAAGAAGCAGATGTAGTGCTATTAAACACATGTGCAATTCGTGAAAACGCAGAGAACAAAGTATTCGGTGAGTTAGGCTTCTTGTTAAAATATAAACGAAAAAATCCAGAGATGTTAATCGGCGTTTGTGGATGTATGTCGCAAGAAGAATCCGTAGTTAACAAAATTTTAAAACAGTACCAGCATGTTGATATGGTGTTCGGTACACATAATATTCACCGTTTACCAAACATTTTACATGACGCCTATATGTCGAAAGAAATGGTCGTAGAAGTTTGGTCAAAAGAAGGCGATGTCATCGAAAACCTTCCGAAAAAGCGGATTGGCTCGATTAAAGCATGGGTGAACATTATGTATGGCTGTGATAAATTCTGTACCTACTGTATCGTTCCTTATACACGTGGTAAAGAGCGTTCTCGCCGTCCAGAAGAAATCATCCAAGAAGTACGCGATTTAGCCGCACAAGGGTATAAGGAAATTATGCTACTTGGTCAAAATGTTAATGCATATGGCAAAGACTTCGAAGATATTGAGTACCGTTTAGGTGACTTAATGGATGAATTACGTAAAATTGATATTCCACGAATTCGTTTCACAACAAGTCATCCACGAGACTTCGATGATTATTTAATCGAAGTGTTAGCAAAAGGTGGCAACTTAGTAGATCATATTCATTTACCAGTACAATCTGGCTCAAATGAAATTTTAAAAATTATGGCGCGTAAATATACGCGTGAGCACTTTTTACAATTAGTTGATAAGATCAAAGTAGCTATTCCAGGAGTAACGTTAACAACTGATATTATCGTTGGTTATCCGAATGAAACGGAAGCACAATTCCAGGAAACGCTTGATCTTTATCGCCAAGTAGGCTTTGATATGGCGTTTACCTACATCTATTCGCCACGTGAAGGTACACCGGCTGCGAAAATGATCGACAACGTAACTGAAGAAGAAAAGAAAGACCGCTTACAACGTTTAAATACAGTGGTAGGGGAATTTTCTGCAAAAGCTTTAAAAGATTTAGAAGGTCAAATAGTAGAAGTTTTAGTTGAAGGCAGCAGTAAAAGACGAGATGATGTTTTAGCTGGCTATACGCGTAAAAACCGTCTTGTAAACTTTAAAGCGGATCCAAAATACATTGGAAAGCTTGTTCAAGTAAAGATTTTAGAAGCAAAATCATACTCGCTTATGGGAGAGTTTGTTGAAGAAATTAAAGAATAG